From a region of the Phaeodactylum tricornutum CCAP 1055/1 chromosome 4, whole genome shotgun sequence genome:
- a CDS encoding predicted protein: MKYSQSVTSSRRKNRKAHFGAHSEARRKLMSASLSKELQARHGVRSMAVRKDDEVMVVRGTYKSREGKIIGCFRKKFVIHVERLTREKVTGAQVHVGIPASNVVITKLKLDKDRK, from the coding sequence ATGAAATACTCGCAATCGGTCACATCCAGTCGTCGCAAGAACCGCAAGGCTCACTTTGGAGCGCACAGCGAGGCTCGCCGCAAGCTCATGAGCGCTAGTCTGAGTAAGGAACTCCAAGCCCGGCACGGCGTTCGTTCCATGGCGGTCCGTAAAGACGATGAAGTTATGGTGGTGCGAGGAACGTACAAATCGCGGGAAGGAAAAATTATTGGCTGCTTTCGTAAGAAGTTTGTCATTCACGTCGAGCGCCTGACGCGGGAGAAGGTCACTGGTGCGCAAGTGCACGTCGGAATCCCGGCATCGAACGTCGTCATCACCAAACTCAAGTTGGACAAGGACCGCAAG
- a CDS encoding predicted protein has translation MSVKRKFVADGVFYAELNELLTAELAEEGYAGVEVRTTPHRTELIIRATRTQNVLGENNRRIRELTSVVQKRFNFADGAVELYAERVQNRGLCAQAQAESLKFKLLGGLAVRRACYGVVRFVMEAQAKGCEVVVTGKLRGQRAKGMKFGDGYMIKTGHAGQVYTDSAVRHVLMRQGVIGIKVSIMLPQDPKGQMGPKIPLDDVVTILEPKEEPNGVAGTLSSKAVSFSSPKTNTPPRTDLWTWLPVPRSNPPI, from the exons ATGAGCGTCAAGCGCAAGTTTGTCGCGGACGGTGTCTTTTACGCCGAACTGAACGAGTTGTTGACGGCGGAACTCGCCGAAGAAGGGTACGCCGGAGTGGAAGTCCGCACGACGCCGCACCGTACCGAGTTGATTATCCGCGCGACCCGCACACAGAACGTGCTCGGTGAGAACAATCGCCGCATTCGGGAACTTACTTCGGTGGTGCAGAAGCGCTTCAACTTTGCCGACGGTGCCGTGGAGTTGTACGCGGAGCGTGTGCAGAACCGCGGACTGTGTGCGCAAGCGCAGGCGGAATCGCTCAAGTTCAAGCTTCTCGGAGGATTGGCGGTGCGTCGTGCGTGCTACGGTGTCGTGCGATTCGTCATGGAAGCCCAGGCCAAGGGGTGTGAAGTCGTGGTGACTGGAAAACTGCGTGGACAGCGTGCAAAGGGCATGAAGTTCGGTGACGGATACATGATCAAGACGGGACACGCCGGACAAGTCTACACCGATTCCGCCGTTCGTCACGTTCTCATGCGACAAGGAGTCATTGGAATTAAGGTCTCTATCATGCTTCCGCAAGATCCCAAGGGACAAATGGGTCCCAAGATTCCGTTGGATGATGTGGTGACCATTCTGGAACCCAAGGAGGAACC GAATGGCGTCGCCGGTACTTTATCCTCAAAGGCAGTAAGCTTTTCTTCGCCAAAAACGAATACGCCGCCCCGCACGGATTTGTGGACTTGGCTACCTGTACCACGGTCAAATCCGCCGATTTGA